A genomic region of Ktedonobacteraceae bacterium contains the following coding sequences:
- a CDS encoding cystathionine beta-synthase — protein MDKQIDAPMGEMHYYDSVLDLIGETPLVRLHRVASDVEPIVLAKMEMFNPGGSVKDRIGPAMIEYCEKRGLLRPGGTIVEPTSGNTGHGLAIAAAIKGYHCIFVMTDKVSEEKRSLLRAYGAEVVICPSSVTHDSPEHYKNVAHRLADEIPGACCPDQYANPANPATHYATTGPEIWHDTAGRISAFVAGIGTGGTISGTSRYLKEQNPNVKVIGADPPGSVYSGDTPGPYKVEGIGMELFPKNYDPTLVDEVIRIDDRTSFYWARRLAREEGILTGGSAGTALAAALVYARRLTSNDVVVVLLPDTGRGYLSKQFNDTWMRENNMLMPAETEEPTLRDVLTYRRTHSQTMPLVVSVHPTDSIADAVELLRRYGISQTPVIENGRMVGSLTENLLLRHLASGEPLAAMVVRDLQGPPFPELPGDALAQEAYTLFSAGQSAVAVMNNGLLEGIVTKSDLLEFWAQSRNQ, from the coding sequence ATGGACAAACAAATAGATGCTCCGATGGGAGAGATGCATTATTATGATTCGGTTCTTGATCTGATAGGCGAAACGCCGCTGGTGCGGCTGCATCGAGTTGCCAGCGATGTAGAGCCGATTGTGCTGGCAAAAATGGAAATGTTCAATCCGGGTGGCAGTGTCAAAGATCGCATTGGACCGGCTATGATCGAGTACTGTGAAAAGCGTGGATTACTGCGCCCGGGCGGCACAATCGTTGAGCCGACGAGCGGCAACACAGGTCATGGACTGGCCATCGCCGCGGCTATTAAAGGATATCACTGTATTTTCGTGATGACCGATAAAGTCAGCGAGGAGAAGCGCAGCCTGTTGCGTGCCTACGGAGCCGAGGTGGTGATTTGCCCCAGCAGCGTCACGCACGATTCTCCAGAGCATTACAAGAATGTAGCGCACCGGTTGGCCGACGAGATTCCGGGCGCCTGTTGTCCAGATCAATACGCCAATCCGGCGAATCCCGCGACCCATTATGCCACGACAGGCCCCGAAATCTGGCACGATACCGCCGGACGTATCAGCGCCTTTGTGGCGGGCATCGGCACAGGTGGTACTATCTCAGGCACATCTCGCTATCTCAAAGAGCAGAATCCGAATGTGAAGGTCATTGGTGCTGATCCCCCAGGTTCGGTATATTCCGGTGACACCCCTGGGCCATACAAGGTCGAGGGCATCGGCATGGAGCTTTTCCCGAAGAACTACGATCCAACGCTGGTTGATGAGGTTATTCGCATCGATGATCGCACCTCGTTCTACTGGGCGCGCAGGCTGGCGCGTGAAGAGGGCATCCTGACGGGTGGGTCGGCAGGTACGGCATTGGCCGCCGCCCTCGTCTATGCGCGTCGCCTGACATCAAACGATGTGGTTGTCGTCTTGTTACCCGATACCGGGCGCGGCTACTTGAGTAAGCAGTTCAACGATACGTGGATGCGCGAAAACAATATGCTGATGCCGGCTGAGACTGAAGAGCCGACGCTGCGCGATGTGCTGACATATCGCCGCACCCATTCGCAAACGATGCCACTGGTGGTCAGTGTTCATCCCACAGATTCGATTGCCGATGCCGTTGAACTGCTGCGTCGCTACGGGATCAGCCAGACGCCGGTAATAGAAAATGGGCGCATGGTCGGTAGCCTGACCGAAAATCTGCTACTGCGCCACCTCGCCAGCGGCGAACCATTGGCGGCGATGGTCGTGCGCGACCTGCAAGGCCCTCCATTCCCAGAATTGCCCGGTGACGCGCTTGCTCAGGAGGCCTATACGCTCTTTAGCGCAGGCCAATCGGCAGTCGCCGTGATGAACAATGGATTGCTAGAGGGTATCGTTACCAAGAGCGATTTGTTGGAGTTCTGGGCACAGTCGAGGAATCAGTAG
- a CDS encoding archease: MARSPYEVFEHTADIGLNAYGATLPELFIHAAQGMESLMVVPEQVQARVSREIVVDGHDTISLLIAWLNELIFLFDTEYLLFRQFQIDALTETHLQARASGEPYDAQRHDLSSAIKAVTWHEAAVEQTDDGYTAHIIFDI, encoded by the coding sequence ATGGCGCGTTCGCCTTATGAGGTATTCGAGCATACGGCAGATATCGGTCTGAATGCCTATGGCGCGACCCTGCCGGAACTGTTCATCCATGCCGCACAGGGCATGGAAAGTTTGATGGTCGTCCCCGAACAGGTGCAGGCGCGGGTGAGTCGCGAGATTGTCGTGGATGGTCACGATACTATCTCACTGCTGATTGCCTGGCTAAACGAACTGATCTTCCTGTTCGATACCGAATACCTTCTCTTTCGCCAATTTCAAATCGACGCCCTCACAGAAACTCACTTGCAAGCACGAGCCTCCGGCGAACCCTATGATGCGCAGCGCCATGACCTCAGCAGCGCCATTAAAGCTGTGACGTGGCATGAGGCTGCCGTAGAACAAACGGATGATGGTTACACAGCTCACATCATCTTCGACATTTAA
- a CDS encoding WD40 repeat domain-containing protein yields the protein MVDRVGQQPGNTLFTYRGHTATVFDAQWSSDDTLIASGGTDKTVQVWYTS from the coding sequence ATGGTTGATCGCGTAGGACAACAGCCAGGCAATACGCTTTTCACCTATCGAGGTCACACCGCCACCGTTTTTGATGCTCAATGGTCCTCAGACGATACACTCATCGCATCTGGAGGCACCGATAAAACCGTTCAGGTATGGTACACATCCTGA
- a CDS encoding ATP-binding cassette domain-containing protein — MMIETRGLRKSFGDHVVLDGIDLSVAEGTIFALLGPNGAGKTTTVQILSTLLRADSGVVRVAGHDPLREPDAVRATIGVTGQFSAVDNLLTGEENLLLMADLHHLNRAEGRKRAGALLERFDLVDAAKKTPATYSGGMRRRLDLAMTLVGNPRVIFLDEPTTGLDPRSRHTMWQIIRDLVAEGITILLTTQYLEEADQLADRIAVLDQGKLVAEGTPDELKRRIPGGHIRLQFADVNELEQAAHTLGDGVRDENELALQIPTDGSIRSLKGVLDRLDREAIEVEGVTIHTPDLDDVFFALTDRSDAQKGYVR, encoded by the coding sequence ATGATGATTGAGACACGTGGTTTGCGCAAATCGTTCGGCGATCATGTGGTGCTTGATGGCATTGATCTCTCCGTGGCCGAGGGGACCATCTTCGCGCTGCTCGGACCCAATGGCGCTGGCAAGACCACGACCGTTCAAATTCTCTCAACGCTTCTCCGTGCCGATAGTGGCGTAGTGCGGGTTGCCGGACATGACCCGCTGCGAGAGCCTGACGCGGTACGTGCCACTATCGGCGTCACCGGCCAGTTCTCGGCGGTAGATAACCTGCTTACCGGCGAGGAGAACCTGTTATTGATGGCAGACCTGCACCACCTGAACCGGGCTGAAGGCCGGAAGCGCGCGGGCGCATTACTGGAACGCTTCGACCTGGTCGACGCGGCCAAAAAGACCCCTGCCACCTATTCCGGCGGCATGCGTCGCAGGCTTGACCTGGCAATGACACTGGTTGGCAACCCGCGCGTCATCTTCCTCGACGAGCCAACGACGGGCCTTGACCCACGCAGCCGCCATACCATGTGGCAGATCATTCGCGACCTCGTGGCCGAGGGCATTACGATCCTGCTCACCACGCAGTACCTGGAAGAGGCGGATCAACTCGCCGACCGCATCGCGGTACTCGATCAGGGGAAGCTGGTGGCCGAGGGAACTCCCGACGAGTTGAAGCGCCGAATTCCTGGCGGCCATATTCGCCTGCAGTTCGCAGATGTAAACGAGCTGGAACAGGCTGCCCACACCCTGGGCGATGGCGTGCGCGATGAGAACGAACTCGCGCTCCAGATTCCGACCGACGGCAGTATTCGATCATTGAAGGGCGTACTTGACCGGCTCGACCGCGAAGCTATTGAAGTCGAGGGGGTAACAATTCACACGCCCGACCTCGATGATGTCTTCTTTGCCCTTACCGACCGCTCCGACGCACAGAAAGGCTATGTACGATGA
- a CDS encoding RtcB family protein: MGKSLEKIPLERVDPYRWRIPQRYNEEMRVPGMVYADDELIGQILEDNALHQVANVATLPGIVGHSLAMPDIHWGYGFPVGGVAATHADYGVVSPGGIGFDINCGVRMLATDLLRDQVRGKVDKLADELYNNLPSGVGGAGMRQLTTGEMRAVMERGSGWAIEEGYGFPDDLDVTEEHGCLAGADPGNVSNTAVQRGLKQLGSLGSGNHFCEVQVVDHIYDAQAAEVMGIGQLGQIVVTIHCGSRGFGHQIAEDYVRLAESKQQDYGFHLVDRQLACLPLQSNAGKAYLSAMACGANFAWANRQLLMHGVRQAFASVFGRRARPKDMPLVYDVCHNIAKMEEYEVDEQVQRVCVHRKGATRAFPAHHPAVPEKYQAIGQPVLIPGDMGRYSFVLVGAQGSIEQTFGTCCHGAGRRQSRTAAKKSLSPRDLLNQLAARDITIRVHSKNLLTEEAPQAYKDAQKVVNVVHNAGLAKLVARLKPVIVVKG; the protein is encoded by the coding sequence ATGGGCAAGTCTTTGGAGAAAATACCGTTAGAACGGGTAGACCCTTATCGCTGGCGCATTCCGCAGCGGTACAACGAGGAGATGCGCGTGCCGGGGATGGTCTATGCCGATGACGAACTGATAGGGCAGATTCTTGAGGATAACGCACTGCACCAGGTCGCGAATGTAGCGACTTTGCCTGGCATTGTCGGTCACTCGCTGGCGATGCCGGACATTCACTGGGGCTACGGTTTTCCGGTTGGCGGCGTGGCAGCGACGCATGCTGATTATGGTGTCGTCTCTCCCGGCGGTATCGGCTTTGACATCAACTGCGGTGTGCGCATGCTGGCGACCGACCTGTTGAGGGACCAGGTGCGTGGCAAAGTCGATAAGCTGGCAGACGAACTGTACAATAACCTGCCGTCGGGTGTTGGGGGTGCAGGAATGCGTCAGCTGACTACCGGCGAGATGCGGGCCGTGATGGAGCGCGGCTCAGGCTGGGCTATCGAAGAGGGCTATGGTTTTCCAGATGACCTGGATGTTACCGAGGAGCATGGATGCCTGGCAGGCGCTGATCCCGGCAACGTTTCGAATACGGCAGTGCAGCGTGGTTTGAAGCAACTTGGCAGCCTGGGTTCAGGGAATCATTTCTGTGAGGTGCAGGTAGTCGATCACATCTACGACGCGCAGGCCGCCGAAGTGATGGGTATTGGCCAGTTGGGTCAGATTGTTGTCACCATTCACTGCGGCTCGCGTGGGTTCGGGCATCAGATCGCGGAAGATTATGTGCGGCTGGCGGAGTCGAAGCAGCAGGATTATGGCTTTCACCTGGTAGACCGGCAGCTGGCATGTTTGCCTTTGCAGTCGAACGCGGGAAAGGCATACCTGTCGGCGATGGCATGCGGCGCGAACTTTGCCTGGGCGAACCGGCAGTTGTTGATGCATGGGGTGCGACAGGCGTTTGCCAGCGTGTTTGGAAGGCGAGCGCGTCCCAAGGATATGCCGCTGGTCTACGACGTCTGTCACAACATCGCCAAGATGGAAGAATACGAGGTGGATGAACAGGTGCAGCGGGTCTGCGTGCATCGTAAGGGGGCGACACGCGCATTTCCGGCGCATCATCCTGCCGTGCCGGAAAAGTACCAGGCGATAGGCCAGCCGGTACTCATTCCGGGCGACATGGGCCGTTACTCGTTTGTACTGGTTGGCGCGCAGGGTTCGATTGAGCAGACGTTTGGTACGTGCTGTCATGGCGCGGGGCGCAGGCAGAGCCGCACGGCTGCGAAAAAGTCGCTCAGCCCGCGCGACCTGCTCAATCAGCTGGCGGCTAGAGATATCACGATTCGCGTGCATAGCAAGAACTTGCTGACCGAGGAGGCTCCCCAGGCTTATAAGGACGCGCAAAAGGTCGTGAATGTGGTGCATAACGCAGGCCTGGCGAAACTGGTGGCGAGGTTGAAGCCGGTAATCGTTGTGAAAGGATAA
- a CDS encoding NAD-dependent epimerase/dehydratase family protein, producing the protein MKVLVTGAAGFLGGHLVDMLLERGDEVRAMVRPVEDSARLRALEGVEVVYGDLTEPETLKRAVQGMQRVYNVAAKTGPWGLEDVYQAINVRGLADLINAAMDAGVQRIVHTSSITVYGHHLHGIVTENYPFRAEDNPYSRTKIAGEKLIGNLVRDRGAPVVIVRPAWIYGPRDMASFGRFVALVESGKGFIIGSGKNIVPVVYVRDVAQGLIKAGDAGNEAIGQAYTIADDRRVTQAEYLNTIADFLQVPPVSRHVPYLALYGAGRAAELTWQALGRRKSAPPPVTTYGITLLGGNQEFSIEKARRELGYEPQFDVIRGVSEGVKWYLDSKKSGQEKQAGEQREVAQAKG; encoded by the coding sequence GTGAAAGTATTAGTAACAGGGGCGGCCGGCTTTTTAGGCGGCCATCTCGTTGATATGCTGTTGGAGCGCGGGGACGAGGTGCGCGCTATGGTGCGACCGGTTGAGGACTCGGCGCGGTTGCGCGCACTGGAGGGCGTCGAGGTCGTCTACGGTGATTTGACGGAACCGGAAACATTGAAGCGCGCGGTGCAGGGGATGCAGCGAGTATACAATGTCGCGGCAAAAACGGGACCGTGGGGATTAGAGGATGTGTATCAGGCCATCAATGTACGCGGGCTGGCAGATCTAATAAACGCTGCGATGGATGCCGGGGTCCAGCGTATAGTGCATACGAGTTCGATCACCGTCTATGGTCATCACCTGCATGGTATCGTTACCGAGAACTATCCATTTCGTGCCGAAGACAACCCGTATAGTCGCACCAAGATCGCGGGCGAGAAATTGATCGGCAACCTGGTCAGGGATCGTGGCGCTCCGGTCGTGATTGTGCGCCCCGCCTGGATTTATGGGCCGCGCGATATGGCCAGCTTTGGGCGCTTCGTCGCGCTGGTTGAATCTGGTAAGGGCTTCATCATCGGCTCTGGCAAAAATATTGTGCCGGTGGTCTATGTGCGCGATGTGGCCCAGGGGCTGATCAAGGCAGGTGATGCCGGTAACGAGGCGATTGGGCAGGCATATACCATCGCCGATGACCGGCGCGTGACGCAGGCCGAATACTTGAATACTATCGCGGATTTCTTGCAGGTGCCTCCTGTCTCTCGACATGTTCCCTACTTGGCTTTGTATGGTGCCGGGCGCGCTGCCGAATTGACCTGGCAGGCGCTGGGACGACGTAAATCAGCACCACCACCTGTTACTACCTATGGTATAACGCTGCTCGGCGGCAACCAGGAGTTCTCGATTGAGAAGGCGCGCCGCGAGCTGGGATATGAGCCTCAGTTCGACGTGATTCGCGGCGTGTCCGAGGGAGTGAAGTGGTACCTGGACTCCAAAAAAAGCGGTCAGGAAAAGCAGGCAGGAGAACAGCGCGAGGTAGCACAGGCAAAAGGGTAA
- a CDS encoding MFS transporter yields MLVQKRWFSAYRVYLILSGAYSLFFATITTINLVYQIEIAKLNPLQLVLVGTALETVAFLCQVPTGILADVFSRRLSVIFGLFLLGAAFVIEGSFPNFAVIMAAQALFGIGATFMDGAEQAWISGEVGEERVGHVFMRSTQIGLIGGLLGAALSVALGSIRLNLPVVFGGAMNIVLAGFLLLFMPEDGFQRVPRDEPHSWREMAGTFRNGMRVVRGSTILIIILMISLFYGLSSEGFDRLSSAHFLADFTFPALGQLKPVVWFGILSVGGTLLTLAASEVVRRRVNTSNQRILVRALFVINALWVASLFVFGLSGNFFLAVLAYWAAGVFRRVNQPIFTTWLTLNVDAKVRATVISMWSQMDALGQVVGGPPVGYIGTAVSLRAALTAVGIILSPVLLLFAMAARVGKRKAVVVEEGEVPVS; encoded by the coding sequence ATGCTTGTGCAAAAGCGATGGTTTAGCGCCTATAGAGTGTACCTGATACTCTCTGGCGCTTACTCACTCTTCTTTGCGACGATTACCACCATTAACCTTGTGTACCAGATCGAGATCGCGAAGCTCAACCCACTGCAACTGGTGCTGGTAGGAACGGCATTGGAAACCGTCGCTTTTCTATGCCAGGTTCCTACCGGCATTCTTGCCGATGTTTTTAGCCGTCGCCTGTCGGTAATATTCGGTCTATTCTTGCTCGGCGCCGCTTTCGTCATCGAGGGTTCTTTTCCCAATTTCGCGGTAATTATGGCTGCGCAGGCGCTGTTTGGCATTGGCGCCACCTTCATGGATGGCGCGGAACAGGCCTGGATTAGCGGCGAAGTGGGCGAGGAAAGAGTAGGGCATGTCTTCATGCGCAGCACCCAGATTGGTTTGATTGGCGGGTTGCTCGGTGCCGCGCTCAGTGTTGCTCTGGGCAGTATCCGCCTTAATCTGCCGGTTGTTTTTGGCGGCGCAATGAATATAGTGCTGGCCGGTTTCCTGCTGCTGTTCATGCCGGAAGATGGTTTTCAGCGCGTTCCACGTGATGAGCCTCACTCCTGGCGTGAAATGGCCGGCACTTTCCGCAATGGGATGCGTGTTGTTCGCGGCAGTACCATCCTGATCATTATTCTCATGATCAGTCTATTTTATGGACTATCCAGCGAGGGGTTTGACCGGCTGTCATCGGCGCATTTTCTGGCCGATTTCACCTTTCCTGCCCTTGGTCAGTTGAAGCCGGTGGTCTGGTTCGGTATCCTGTCTGTCGGTGGGACGCTTTTGACGCTGGCGGCATCAGAAGTTGTGCGGCGGCGGGTCAATACCAGTAACCAGCGCATTCTGGTACGTGCGTTATTTGTGATCAATGCGTTATGGGTAGCAAGCCTGTTCGTATTTGGGCTATCCGGAAATTTCTTTCTCGCGGTGTTGGCGTATTGGGCTGCGGGTGTTTTTCGTCGCGTGAACCAGCCAATTTTCACGACCTGGCTCACATTGAACGTCGATGCAAAAGTGCGCGCGACGGTTATTTCGATGTGGAGCCAGATGGATGCGCTGGGGCAGGTCGTGGGCGGCCCACCGGTCGGCTATATCGGTACGGCAGTATCGCTGCGGGCCGCGCTGACTGCCGTTGGGATTATCCTTTCGCCTGTATTGCTGCTGTTTGCTATGGCTGCTCGCGTGGGGAAGCGAAAGGCTGTTGTGGTGGAGGAGGGCGAGGTGCCGGTTTCGTAG
- a CDS encoding ABC transporter permease yields the protein MNTLSLTLHDSATMLRRDIRHSLRRFSITLSGIFVPVIMMLLFVYFFGGAIGGGIGSYIDYVTPGIIIMTVGSGCATTALNLCMDVSEGIITRFRTMAISRSSVLVGQVIGSLIRTMISIVLITLIALLIGFRPTGGPLAWLAAPGLIVLLILGVTWMGVAFGLVGKTPAGANSLALIFQLLAFTSSAFVRPDSMPAGIRWFSEYQPFSPVIDTVRGLLLGTPIDGSRVILALVWCIALILVGYFWARAVYNRGSLK from the coding sequence ATGAATACGCTTTCCCTTACCCTGCACGATTCGGCGACCATGCTGCGGCGTGATATTCGCCATTCGCTGCGTCGCTTCTCAATTACACTCAGTGGCATATTCGTACCGGTTATCATGATGTTGCTATTCGTCTACTTCTTTGGCGGTGCGATAGGCGGTGGTATCGGTTCCTATATCGACTATGTCACACCGGGGATTATCATCATGACTGTAGGCAGTGGGTGCGCTACGACTGCGCTTAACCTGTGCATGGACGTGAGCGAGGGCATTATTACGCGCTTCCGCACTATGGCGATCTCCCGCTCCTCGGTGCTGGTCGGGCAGGTCATCGGTAGCCTGATCCGAACGATGATCAGTATCGTCCTCATTACGCTCATTGCCCTGCTCATTGGCTTCCGGCCTACTGGCGGTCCGCTTGCCTGGCTCGCGGCACCTGGCCTCATCGTGCTGCTTATCCTTGGAGTGACGTGGATGGGGGTGGCATTCGGCCTGGTTGGCAAAACACCCGCGGGAGCGAACAGCCTTGCTCTCATATTCCAGTTACTCGCGTTCACCAGCAGCGCATTTGTCCGCCCGGATTCTATGCCAGCCGGCATACGCTGGTTCTCAGAGTATCAGCCCTTCTCGCCCGTCATCGACACGGTACGCGGGCTGCTGTTAGGGACACCAATCGACGGCAGTAGAGTTATCCTCGCCCTTGTATGGTGTATTGCCCTGATCCTGGTTGGCTACTTCTGGGCGCGCGCGGTCTACAACCGCGGTTCCCTAAAGTAG
- a CDS encoding MarR family transcriptional regulator → MSSGSEEKRMQLLGELARELRQFTGLGASFFRAAAARIGITVTDMQVIDVLHLTGPMTAGQLADLAGLTTGAITGMLNRLEEAGLVRRERDPNDGRRVIVRLVPDKDEMQKIDAIFDSLGDAWDDMASRYNEEQLAFLLEFLRGSNTLTRKEIVRLRETPPGSHEGVFSAPLGDLTRGRLVVSSGVSRLTLRTGEAISELYQARFEGTPPGVTVKDGVVTVRYPRRLWMLGAEQRAAEITLNATIPWWIVIQGGTSVVEANLDGLHLAGLEITGGLSMIHLELPDPSGVVPVRISGGASTIFVRRPEGTAARAHLKGWVSTFDFDDQHLSDLGNNVWLQSPGFDPAASFYDIEVASSASTVTITSG, encoded by the coding sequence ATGTCAAGTGGTTCTGAAGAAAAACGCATGCAATTACTGGGAGAACTTGCGCGCGAACTCCGGCAGTTCACCGGACTGGGAGCATCCTTCTTCCGTGCGGCGGCGGCCCGCATCGGGATAACCGTCACGGATATGCAGGTGATTGATGTTCTTCATCTTACCGGCCCCATGACTGCCGGTCAGCTCGCCGATCTCGCGGGCCTGACCACCGGGGCGATCACCGGGATGCTCAACCGGTTGGAGGAGGCCGGGCTTGTGCGTCGTGAGCGCGATCCCAACGATGGTCGCAGAGTGATTGTCCGGCTCGTTCCCGACAAGGACGAAATGCAGAAGATTGACGCCATCTTCGACTCCCTCGGAGATGCGTGGGATGACATGGCATCGCGCTACAACGAAGAACAGCTTGCTTTTCTGCTAGAATTTCTGAGAGGCAGCAATACGCTGACCAGAAAGGAGATTGTCCGCTTGCGAGAGACGCCGCCGGGCAGTCATGAGGGAGTCTTCTCCGCGCCTCTTGGAGATCTGACGAGAGGCCGGCTCGTTGTCTCATCCGGGGTCTCTCGACTGACCTTGCGTACCGGCGAAGCGATATCCGAACTCTATCAAGCTCGTTTCGAGGGAACACCACCAGGCGTCACGGTCAAAGATGGGGTGGTCACAGTTCGCTATCCACGACGTCTGTGGATGCTGGGCGCTGAGCAACGTGCCGCCGAGATCACACTCAACGCGACTATCCCCTGGTGGATCGTCATTCAGGGTGGAACTTCGGTAGTCGAAGCCAATCTTGATGGTCTCCATCTCGCAGGGCTGGAGATCACGGGTGGACTCAGTATGATTCACCTGGAACTTCCTGATCCATCAGGAGTAGTACCCGTACGGATCAGCGGAGGAGCATCGACGATTTTCGTTCGGCGTCCCGAAGGCACCGCCGCCCGCGCGCACCTCAAGGGCTGGGTTTCCACATTTGACTTCGATGACCAGCATCTCAGCGACCTGGGCAACAACGTCTGGTTACAGAGTCCCGGCTTTGATCCGGCAGCTTCCTTTTATGATATCGAAGTTGCCAGTTCCGCCAGTACGGTAACAATTACCTCTGGTTGA
- a CDS encoding sialidase family protein, with amino-acid sequence MSQLFRHPRLTSIALIVTPSLLLLLVFAAVHTLPFLHQQQLTYALPPPLPNDLRPPFQLSSDLYSNKTSQHQTEVEPGTFSYGSTIVTAFQVGRFSDGGSSNIGWATSTDGGNTWKNGFLPGTTQFAGGPFTRVSDPSVAYDAAYKTWIISSLAVTGSGASLASPAVIVNLSTDGGLSWSKPIDVVNGGSTYYDKDWITCDSTATSKFYGHCYIEWDDDNKGGLIEMSTSTNGGRSWETPITTDNKAHGLGGQPLVQPNGTVIVPISGYDTSRILSFISTDGGASWSKTSVVAKITGSVLPTAAMDGSGKVYLVWVDCQFEANCKPGGASDESADRSENDNSDTSLSGSEDDLVMSTSTDGIHWSPVQLIPIDSRGSGIDHLVPGLGVDKNTSGNNAHLALAFYYHSTTCDTGNCQFYAGFVSSDDGGNHWTKKIQLARPMNLSWLPQGRNKVGDYISTSFVDGNAFPVFSIAFAPSNGHLSEAMYTITGGLEV; translated from the coding sequence ATGTCTCAGCTTTTCAGGCATCCTCGTTTGACTAGCATCGCCCTCATTGTAACCCCCTCACTTCTCCTATTACTCGTCTTTGCTGCCGTCCATACGCTCCCTTTTCTTCATCAGCAGCAACTGACGTATGCCTTGCCACCACCCTTGCCGAATGATCTGAGACCGCCATTTCAACTCAGCAGCGACCTGTATAGCAATAAAACCAGCCAGCACCAGACCGAGGTCGAGCCTGGCACCTTCTCTTATGGTTCAACCATCGTGACCGCTTTCCAGGTTGGACGCTTCAGTGATGGGGGTAGCTCCAATATTGGCTGGGCCACGTCCACCGATGGCGGAAATACCTGGAAGAACGGTTTTTTACCCGGCACCACGCAATTTGCAGGTGGGCCTTTTACCCGTGTCAGCGATCCCTCGGTTGCCTATGATGCCGCTTACAAAACATGGATCATCTCTTCCCTCGCTGTAACAGGTAGTGGAGCTAGCCTGGCCAGCCCTGCCGTGATCGTCAATCTCTCAACCGATGGTGGATTAAGCTGGAGCAAGCCCATTGATGTCGTGAATGGTGGCAGTACCTACTATGACAAGGATTGGATCACTTGCGATAGTACTGCTACCAGCAAGTTCTATGGTCATTGCTACATCGAGTGGGACGATGACAACAAAGGCGGATTGATCGAAATGAGTACCTCTACGAATGGTGGACGTAGTTGGGAAACGCCTATAACTACAGATAATAAGGCGCATGGTTTGGGCGGCCAGCCCCTTGTGCAGCCGAATGGAACCGTGATTGTTCCCATCAGCGGTTACGATACTTCTCGCATACTCTCCTTCATCTCCACAGATGGCGGCGCGAGCTGGAGCAAGACTAGCGTCGTGGCTAAAATCACCGGCAGCGTCCTGCCGACAGCTGCTATGGATGGTTCAGGCAAAGTGTACCTGGTATGGGTGGATTGCCAGTTTGAGGCAAATTGCAAGCCGGGCGGCGCATCTGATGAAAGCGCGGATAGGTCTGAGAATGATAACTCAGACACAAGTTTGAGCGGCAGCGAAGACGACCTCGTCATGTCAACTTCGACGGATGGCATCCACTGGTCGCCTGTCCAACTTATTCCCATCGATTCCCGCGGCAGCGGGATAGATCACCTGGTACCCGGACTTGGAGTCGATAAGAACACATCCGGCAATAACGCGCATCTCGCGCTCGCCTTCTATTATCATTCGACCACCTGTGATACTGGCAATTGCCAGTTCTATGCAGGTTTTGTCTCCTCAGACGACGGTGGCAATCATTGGACGAAGAAAATTCAGCTTGCCAGGCCAATGAATTTATCCTGGCTACCGCAGGGCAGAAACAAGGTCGGAGATTATATCTCGACCTCATTTGTGGATGGCAACGCTTTCCCCGTTTTCTCGATAGCCTTCGCACCATCGAATGGACATCTGAGCGAGGCGATGTATACGATAACGGGGGGATTAGAAGTGTAA